cacacacacaggcgcaaACACGCGTACACAGAAACAGACAtctatacatatgcatatatgcgcATAGATTGCGATACCTGCGATTGTGATTTTTGGTGACCAATTAACAAGTAATACGTTCGTTCCACACACCCGCGCGCGAAAActaacaacaaatttcaaatgggCCTGTTATTGTCACGGCTGTGGCGTATGTTTGGCAACGAGGAGCACAAACTGGTAATGGTTGGCCTCGACAATGCGGGCAAAACAACAATACTGTACCAGTTTCTGATGAACGAAGTGGTCCATACCAGTCCAACGATTGGCTCCAATGTTGAGGAGGTCGTCTGGCGTAATATACACTTTCTGGTATGGGATCTGGGCGGGCAGCAGAGTTTGCGCGCCGCCTGGAGCACATACTATACCAACACAGAGCTGGTCATTATGGTCATCGATTCGACGGATCGGGAACGTTTGGCCGTCACACGAGAGGAGCTCTATCGCATGCTACAGCACGAGGACCTGAGCAAAGCCAGCCTGCTGGTCTATGCCAACAAGCAGGATCTGAAGGGCGCAATGTCCGCCGCAGAAATCTCCCGCCAACTGGACCTGACCTCCATCAAGAAGCACCAGTGGCACATCCAGGCGTGCTGTGCGCTGACCGGCGAGGGATTGTATCAGGGACTCGAATGGGTTGCGCAGCGCATTAAGAACAAatgacagacacacacacggacgcc
Above is a genomic segment from Drosophila virilis strain 15010-1051.87 unplaced genomic scaffold, Dvir_AGI_RSII-ME tig00000124, whole genome shotgun sequence containing:
- the LOC116650144 gene encoding ADP-ribosylation factor-like protein 5A, whose translation is MGLLLSRLWRMFGNEEHKLVMVGLDNAGKTTILYQFLMNEVVHTSPTIGSNVEEVVWRNIHFLVWDLGGQQSLRAAWSTYYTNTELVIMVIDSTDRERLAVTREELYRMLQHEDLSKASLLVYANKQDLKGAMSAAEISRQLDLTSIKKHQWHIQACCALTGEGLYQGLEWVAQRIKNK